A part of Brassica rapa cultivar Chiifu-401-42 chromosome A05, CAAS_Brap_v3.01, whole genome shotgun sequence genomic DNA contains:
- the LOC103869585 gene encoding L-Ala-D/L-amino acid epimerase, which produces MFSIATSSSSQLFNFQNSPKSFIPVMSAASGFKTLTENFTVKVRKAENRELNVPLLSPFTIASSRLDSVGNVAIRIELSGGCVGWGEAPILPSVTAEDQLTAMVKSREACELLRELPEMKLGHVLEEIGGILPGHRFASVRAGVEMAMIDAAAKSVGVPLWKLFGGASNTITTDITIPIVSPAEASYLAAKYREEGFKTLKLKVGKNLKADIEVLQAIREVHPTCSFILDANEGYKTEEAVEVLQKLHEMKVTPVLFEQPVHRDNWEGLRHVTRVAKDRFGVSVAADESCRDLTDLKRIIKDDVVDVVNIKLAKSGVLEALVVIELARSSGIELMIGGMVETRLAMGFSGHLAAGIGCFRFIDLDTPLLLAGDPVQGGYKALGAVYEFTDEGGHGGYLH; this is translated from the exons ATGTTTTCGATCGCAACTTCTTCGTCTTCCCAACTCttcaattttcaaaattctCCGAAATCCTTTATCCCCGTCATGTCAGCGGCGTCTGGGTTCAAAACCCTGACGGAGAATTTCACTGTGAAGGTTCGTAAAGCAGAGAACCGCGAACTGAACGTCCCCCTGCTCTCCCCCTTCACCATCGCTTCGTCGCGCCTCGATTCCGTCGGAAACGTCGCGATTCGGATCGAGCTCAGCGGCGGATGCGTCGGCTGGGGAGAAGCTCCGATTTTACCCTCGGTGACGGCGGAGGATCAGCTCACGGCCATGGTTAAATCCCGGGAAGCTTGCGAGCTTCTCAGAGAGTTGCCGGAGATGAAGCTGGGTCACGTTCTTGAGGAGATCGGCGGGATTCTACCTGGGCATCGATTTGCATCT GTAAGAGCGGGGGTGGAGATGGCTATGATTGATGCTGCTGCTAAGAGCGTTGGAGTTCCCTTGTGGAAACTCTTTGGTGGTGCTTCGAATACAATCACCACCGATATTACA ATTCCGATAGTTTCTCCAGCTGAAGCTTCATACTTGGCTGCAAAGTACAGAGAAGAAGGGTTTAAAACCTTGAAGCTCAAGGTTGGGAAGAACCTCAAGGCTGATATAGAAGTTCTCCAGGCTATACGTGAAGTCCACCCTACTTGTTCCTTCATTTTGGATGCAAATGAGGGTTATAAAACAGAGGAAGCTGTTGAAGTTCTCCAAAAGCTTCATG AAATGAAGGTTACACCAGTTCTCTTTGAACAGCCTGTCCACAGAGACAATTGGGAAGGTCTCAGGCATGTGACTCGAGTTGCAAAGGACAGATTTGGAGTCTCGGTTGCAGCAGACGAGAGTTGTAGAGACTTGACTGATCTCAAGAGAATCATAAAAGATGATGTTGTAGATGTTGTTAACATCAAACTCGCTAAAAGCGGTGTCCTCGAGGCCCTTGTGGTGATAGAATTGGCTAGATCGTCTGGAATTGAGCTTATGATAGGGGGAATGGTGGAGACTAGACTAGCAATGGGGTTCTCCGGTCACCTTGCTGCTGGCATTGGGTGTTTCAG ATTCATCGACTTGGACACTCCACTTCTTCTAGCTGGTGATCCCGTTCAAGGTGGCTACAAAG
- the LOC103869587 gene encoding putative F-box/LRR-repeat protein At3g18150 yields the protein MYQMKMAGDKIIEGDVDLISTLPDVILQDILCFIPTKLAITTSLLSRRWRHVWCDIPSISLDVDTQTAASVNETLTRYKATKTKSFHLIITTMMGNIPHIDSWIEGAMSRDVENLSLNFLHHYYKYKLPDFFYYTYSFKQLDITLSYDRHTIFSLEYTVSWTSLQKLSLTNCSLFDEFLAKILSGCPVLKYLRLYECGELKILDLSKFLRLRILEVIRHLPVQGPRKILAPHIHCLKLHDSQLSCTLVDVASLTEANLESCNCDITKNSLYREFNGDFLQGMVLKMLEKLKNAEKLTLGRNFTQILSLAEIHGVPFPMFKVKALTLDTEICQYIIPGIERLLQNSPDLEKLTVVEGRVRFYMLVEFLDKYLKSQGFNVNKCWRSKDGASWNKYRKDLKSEHVASLVELVLKNTEKLDKMVVLLDEHFLNFKIEDVVVPTLPHNNNVTIVLSSTNKPMT from the exons ATGTACCAGATGAAGATGGCCGGCGACAAGATAATCGAAGGAGATGTAGACTTGATCAGCACTTTACCAGATGTGATCCTCCAAGACATACTATGCTTTATTCCAACCAAACTAGCCATAACTACTTCCCTCTTGTCTAGACGATGGAGGCATGTATGGTGCGATATACCTTCTATCTCCTTAGATGTGGATACACAGACGGCAGCATCGGTAAACGAAACCCTAACTCGCTACAAAGCTACCAAGACAAAGAGTTTTCACCTCATTATAACCACCATGATGGGGAACATTCCCCACATTGATAGTTGGATCGAGGGCGCCATGTCACGCGACGTTGAGAATTTATCCCTGAATTTTCTTCatcattattataaatataagcTTCCTGATTTCTTCTACTACACTTATTCTTTCAAGCAACTTGACATTACGTTAAGCTATGATCGACATACGATTTTTTCTCTCGAGTACACTGTATCTTGGACATCCTTGCAGAAATTATCCTTGACTAATTGTAGTCTCTTTGATGAATTCTTAGCTAAGATTCTATCCGGTTGTCCGGTTCTCAAATACTTAAGATTGTATGAATGCGGTGAACTAAAGATTCTTGATCTCAGCAAATTTCTACGTCTGAGAATATTAGAAGTAATACGTCACTTGCCGGTTCAGGGGCCAAGGAAGATTTTGGCACCACACATCCATTGTCTAAAATTGCATGACTCTCAGTTATCATGTACTTTGGTTGATGTCGCTTCTTTGACCGAAGCTAATCTGGAGTCATGCAATTGTGACATCACAAAAAACTCATTGTACCGTGAATTTAATGGTGATTTTCTCCAAGGCATGGTGCTAAAGATGCTAGAAAAGTTAAAGAACGCAGAGAAGCTTACGCTTGGGAGAAACTTTACTCAG ATTTTGTCTCTTGCTGAGATTCATGGTGTTCCTTTCCCGATGTTCAAGGTCAAAGCATTGACTCTTGATACAGAGATCTGTCAATATATTATTCCTGGCATAGAAAGACTGTTACAAAACTCACCTGATTTAGAAAAGTTAACCGTAGTAGAAGGAAGGGTTCGCTTCTACATGCTG GTGGAGTTTCTTGACAAGTACTTGAAATCACAAGGCTTTAACGTGAACAAATGCTGGAGATCAAAAGATGGAGCCTCTTGGAACAAGTACCGTAAGGATTTGAAATCTGAGCATGTGGCTTCATTAGTGGAACTTGTGCTTAAGAACACCGAGAAACTAGACAAGATGGTTGTATTGTTGGATGAACATTTCCTTAACTTCAAAATTGAAGACGTGGTGGTTCCAACACTTCCTCACAACAACAATGTCACCATTGTGCTCTCTTCCACCAACAAACCGATGACATGA
- the LOC103869588 gene encoding LOW QUALITY PROTEIN: 1-aminocyclopropane-1-carboxylate oxidase homolog 12 (The sequence of the model RefSeq protein was modified relative to this genomic sequence to represent the inferred CDS: inserted 1 base in 1 codon): MVTKNSVEFDPYIERKAFDETQEGVKGLVDAKITQVPRIFHIPQDSLTDKKPSVSDLEIPIIDFASVHVDPSSREAVVEKVKHAAEKWGFFQVINHGIPLNVLKEIEDGVRRFHEEDPEVKKRYFSRDXQQEKFVYNSNFDLYSASPSVNWRDAFSCYMAPDPPPPEDLPVACR; the protein is encoded by the exons ATGGTGACCAAAAACTCTGTTGAATTCGATCCGTATATCGAACGAAAGGCTTTCGATGAGACGCAAGAAGGAGTCAAAGGGCTTGTCgatgccaaaatcacccaagtCCCACGTATCTTCCACATCCCACAAGATTCCTTGACCGACAAGAAACCCTCTGTTTCAGACCTAGAGATCCCTATCATCGACTTTGCAAGCGTTCACGTGGACCCATCGTCACGTGAAGCCGTCGTGGAGAAGGTCAAACACGCGGCGGAGAAGTGGGGATTCTTCCAGGTGATCAATCATGGTATTCCTTTGAACGTTCTTAAAGAGATTGAAGATGGAGTTCGTAGGTTTCACGAGGAAGATCCTGAGGTCAAGAAACGATATTTCTCGCGTG TTCAACAAGAAAAATTCGTGTACAATAGTAACTTCGATCTATACAGTGCTTCTCCATCTGTAAATTGGAGAGATGCTTTCTCTTGTTACATGGCTCCAGATCCTCCACCTCCTGAGGATCTCCCAGTGGCTTGCAGGTAA
- the LOC103869589 gene encoding putative F-box/LRR-repeat protein At3g18150, whose amino-acid sequence MSQGKMADDRRIKAAVDLISNLPDEILQHILCFIRIKLAITTSLLSRRWKHVWCEIPSLSLDATILTAASVNKTLSHYTAPKTKSFHLKTYRSKYTPHINRWIKCAMSHNVENLSLDFWANSYPYKLPDFFYNSSSFRQLNIKLIFFHTIVPECTVSWKFLRKLSLSGCTLSDESLAKILTGCPILEYLTLCHCSELKVLDLRKSLRLRTLQIRRDMSVPGPTQIVAPHIHSLRLLNSQLSCTFVDVASLTEAKLDICYVSVNPNLKADFLQTMVLKMLEKIQNVEKLTFGGNFIQILSLAEIRGVSFPMLKVKTLTLDTDICQYVIPGIERLLQNSPDLETLTALSRDFNSMPGKYLDQYLKSQGFNLNTCWRSTSLNNRGVDLTSEHVASFVELMLKHTKKLDKMLVLLDERFLQFEIEDVVVPTFPHNKNVNVVLCATKLMVSEQW is encoded by the exons ATGTCGCAAGGGAAGATGGCCGACGACAGAAGGATCAAAGCAGCTGTAGACTTGATTAGCAATTTACCAGATGAGATCCTCCAACACATACTCTGCTTTATTCGGATCAAATTGGCCATCACAACATCCCTCTTGTCTAGACGATGGAAGCATGTATGGTGCGAGATACCTTCTCTTTCCTTAGATGCCACTATACTGACTGCCGCTTCGGTAAACAAAACCCTAAGTCACTACACAGCTCCGAAGACGAAGAGTTTTCACCTCAAAACCTATAGGAGTAAATACACTCCACACATCAACCGGTGGATCAAGTGCGCCATGTCACACAACGTTGAGAATCTTTCCCTGGATTTCTGGGCTAATAGTTATCCGTATAAGCTTCCAGATTTCTTCTACAACAGTTCTTCTTTCAGGCAACTCAACATTAAGTTAATCTTTTTTCATACGATTGTTCCCGAATGCACCGTGTCTTGGAAATTCTTACGGAAGTTATCCTTAAGTGGTTGTACTCTCTCTGATGAATCCTTAGCAAAGATTCTAACCGGTTGTCCGATTCTAGAATACTTAACATTGTGTCACTGCAGTGAACTAAAGGTTCTTGATCTCCGCAAATCACTACGTCTGAGAACATTACAAATAAGACGTGACATGTCGGTACCAGGACCAACGCAGATTGTGGCACCACACATCCATTCTCTCAGATTGTTAAACTCTCAGTTATCATGCACTTTTGTCGATGTCGCTTCTTTAACCGAAGCTAAACTGGACATTTGTTATGTCTCGGTGAACCCTAACTTAAAGGCTGATTTTCTTCAAACCATGGTGCTAAAGATGCTAGAAAAGATACAAAACGTAGAGAAGCTTACTTTTGGTGGAAACTTTATTCAG ATTTTATCTCTTGCTGAGATTCGTGGTGTTTCTTTCCCGATGCTCAAGGTCAAAACATTGACTCTTGATACAGATATCTGTCAGTATGTTATTCCTGGTATAGAAAGACTGTTACAAAACTCACCTGATTTAGAGACGCTAACAGCACTTTCAAGGGATTTCAACAGCATGCCG GGGAAGTATCTTGACCAATACTTGAAATCACAAGGCTTTAATCTAAATACATGCTGGAGATCAACCTCTTTGAACAACCGTGGTGTGGATTTAACATCTGAGCATGTGGCTTCATTTGTGGAACTTATGCTTAAACATACAAAGAAACTAGACAAGATGCTCGTACTGTTGGATGAACGTTTCCTTCAGTTTGAAATTGAAGACGTGGTGGTTCCAACATTTCCTCACAACAAAAATGTCAATGTTGTGCTCTGCGCCACCAAGTTGATGGTATCAGAACAGTGGTGA
- the LOC103869800 gene encoding putative F-box/LRR-repeat protein At3g18150, protein MSRNVENLSLDVRRPYYEEYKLPDFFYNSSSFKQLNIKFAHKMVMECRYGSSWVSLQKLSLTCCSISDDSMAKILSGCPNLEYLRLYLCRKLKFLDLRNSLRLRTLEVNRNLKKRGPRQIVAPHIHCHRLVDSLTSCTLVDVGSLTEAKLDICYVQTNNPFFEFTKPDFLQLQVKVLEMLEKVQNAEKLTFGGNFIEILSLAEIRGVYFPMLKVKSLTLDTVISQYVIPGIERLLQNSPDLEKLTVRGRTSSNAILEHHLDLYLKSQS, encoded by the exons ATGTCACGCAACGTTGAGAATCTATCCCTTGATGTTCGTAGACCGTATTATGAAGAGTATAAGCTTCCTGATTTCTTCTACAACAGTTCCTCTTTCAAACAGCTCAACATTAAGTTCGCTCATAAGATGGTTATGGAGTGCCGATATGGGTCTTCTTGGGTGTCGTTGCAGAAGTTATCATTGACTTGTTGTAGTATCTCCGATGATTCCATGGCTAAGATTCTATCCGGTTGTCCGAATCTCGAATACTTGAGATTGTATCTCTGCAGGAAACTAAAGTTTCTTGATCTCAGGAATTCCCTACGTCTGAGAACGTTGGAAGTAAACCGTAACCTGAAGAAACGGGGGCCAAGGCAGATTGTGGCACCACATATCCATTGTCACAGATTGGTAGACTCTCTGACATCATGTACTTTGGTTGATGTCGGTTCTCTAACCGAAGCTAAGTTGGATATTTGCTATGTCCAAACTAATAACCCTTTCTTCGAGTTTACCAAACCTGATTTTCTCCAACTCCAAGTCAAAGTGCTTGAGATGCTAGAGAAGGTACAAAACGCAGAGAAGCTTACGTTTGGTGGAAACTTTATTGAG ATTTTATCTCTTGCTGAGATTCGTGGTGTTTATTTCCCGATGCTCAAGGTCAAATCATTGACTCTGGATACAGTGATCTCTCAGTATGTTATTCCTGGCATAGAAAGACTGTTACAAAACTCTCCTGATTTAGAGAAGTTAACAGTACGTGGAAG